The genome window agtattgatgagggtgaacaataaaataatataaaaaaactcTCACAGAATATTGATGTCGCCGCTGATAATcttatagaacaatcacaattagcagatttgagaagatctcaaaagaaaaagaaacatgccatttctgatgattatgtggtatatctacaagaatcagattatgatataggaataaaaagagaccccttatcgttttcataagccatagaaagtaacgattctgaaaaatggtatgatgcaatgaaagaacagttaaaatcaatggtctagaatagtgtctgggatctcgttgaattgcccaatgattgcaaaagagtcggttgtaaatgggtctttaagacaaaacgcgactcaacgggcaatatcgaacgatataaagccagacttgtagccaaaggtttttctcataaggaaggcatcgactataatgagactttttctctagtTTTAATAAAAgactcattaagaatcatcatgccaTTGGTAgcttattatgatcttgagttgcatcaaatggatgtgaaaacagcatttctgaatggggatctggatgaagaaatctatatggaacaacttgaaggattcattgaaaagggaaaagaaaattgggcttgtaaacttaagaaatccatttatggccttaaacaagcttccaaacaatggtatataaaattttataataccatcacttccttcggatttaaggaaaacactgttgatcagtgtatacatctgaaggtaagtgggagcaagtttattatattggtcttatatattgatgatattttacttgccagtagagatcttggtttattgcacgaaaccaagatatttctcaacaagaactttaagatggttgatataaatgaggcagcctatgttattggcattgagatattcagggatagatatCAAGGATTATTAGaattgtcttagaaaggatatattgatcgtatcttagAAAGATTTAATATGTAGCTTTGCTCAACTAGTGATGTActtattactagaggtgaaaaattcaatcaaaaccagtgcccaagaaatgacttagaaaaaaatcaaatgaagaatattcctgatgggtgcgtagttggaagtctattatatgctcaaacttgtACAAGACTATATAttagttttgcagttgcaatattgggaagataccaaagcaacttaggaatggaacattggaaagctgcaaagaaagtaatgagatatctgcaagggacgaaagattatatgctcatatataagagattagatcagcttgaagtgataggatattcagatgctaattttgtaaattgcctcgacagtatgaagtccacttcaggatttgtatttatattagctagtggggcaatttcttggaaaagtgcaaagtaattgcttattgcatcatcaacaatggaagctaaatttgtggcatgctttgaggccacaaatcaagctttatggctgcaaAATTTCATCtcgggacttggtgtggtcgactcaattgccaggccgctgaagatattttatgataacactgcagtagttttcttctctaagaatagcaagtactctagtggttccaagcacattgagataaagtacttggtggttagagaaagagtcaagAAACagtaagtgtcaattgagaatttGAGCACCACTGATGAtagctgatccattgacaaaagttttacagtgtaaaatattcaaaaaacatgttcttagaatggagcttgtgagcaagtcataaaggatatggtgatgcatgtttatgttgaTACTATTATTGACcttcttcttgcttaattaaagttatctgtttctgctatcctatttacatttatgtttatgtatattatggttgaatgtaataacaggattgtcttgataagataaattacataggtcattatggactatattaggaaagacatacaatgttgtggtacatagaagggagtatgacattgatgaaatacaaccgctatgactcgcattgatagttggacttaatataatattattatgtttattggacttattgacttattttaaaacatgaccatgtataaaatgctttttaaaatttcttgaaatctaattaggtaaaattatttttcaaacaaattttgttttgtttattttgattttgaatatctcttttatatcttatcaattaatgggccaagtgggagaatgttaggtttttgtggcccttttataattgaataagatatataatatataactAATTAGGTTTCGTTGAAATATTTTAGTCAATATAATAGAAGTCCATCTTACGGAATGATTCCTCGGGAGATAACCTTAATGGAAGGAAATCTCCTAAGAtcttatcgtagaccctctgctctcgcctataataggacaggacctctagggttGAGAGACCGTTAGCACGTTATGTACAAATGCAGCTCTCCATTGAGGAATTTCAGTTTCTCTCCCAAAAACCCTTTCTCCCAAAAATCCATCAATCTCATAAATGATCTATTCCTTGCACTCCTTGCAGATTCCGCAGCGgatttggattaaagacggtacCTATAGCAATCTTGGATCAAAAACGATACTTAGCAGATCAGACGAGATCTTTGAACaggtggcatcaaaaggtacgcatcgtaataattagatctatgcatttgATTCTGATCCTAGCATAAAAGTTATCTCCatatttttgatatgacataattatagattttatgcttacatcTCTCACCCACACAGTAACTTATTTTGATGATCTTATCAATCTCTTGAACACTACTGCATGCCCTAAGTACTTAATAATGGTCCCAGTGATCATAATTCAGCCATTTGTTACTTCAACACTCACAAGAGAGAATCACAAGCCCCATGCCAATCTCCAGCTTACTACATGATTCTAATAGAGAATTAACGAGGTTACACCATCACTACAAGACTCTCTCTTTATGATACAACattctcaacaaaaaaaaaaaaaaaaaaaacttgatttgtaCTCTTAGTCTGATTTCAGAGAACAATAATCCAAGTGTTACGATCATATCTGTACTTCTATATCTTCTTGTAATTCTTCCAAcactaaagaaagaaaataacacaGTTATCTGCACAAAATATAAAAAGAATAGCCTTTTGCAGCTCAGATCTTTGACCATGCTCGTGTCATAACCTACAACACTAGTTTATCTGCAGTGCAATGAGTGTCCCCAACTTGTAAAATATGAAAAAGAATTGGCCAGTTATTACTGTTTGTCCCCACCTCAAACTGCAAAATTCCCATGTTCCTTCACAGAGAATATATAAAGAAGAAGTGATAGAAGCTGCCAAAAAATTTAACCTGTGAATTTGATAGTCCACTGTTGCCATGTCAGTGTTAGTCAGCGACTGTCAGGAACTCCTTGTTCCATGTGGACCTTGCAGTCGTTATGTTGACCGAGAAAACTACATAGGGTAAGTGTAGCTTTTCTTCTGCTGGTTATTCTTTTGACTGTTGAAATCTATCGTGGTCTGTCAAGAATTATGAGGGTTGAATGCACCCAACCTGTTGGTACACAAAGCAACACGAAAATTATTAGACGTATTGATACTATACAGTTCAAACATAAGTTGTCAAAAGAGTATCCATCTTTGCCTTCGATTAGTCTTCACGGGAAGTCTCTTCTTCCATCAGTCTGTGTTGTCAACATATTGAAAGAAATCAGTTGGGAGTTCAAATACCACAAAGCACGAGAcatatgaatgtaaattagtgtaACTTCATAAATTCTTTGAAGTCTAATGTGTAAAGTAGGATGAAACTATAGGTTTTCATGCTCTTTTCATTAATGTATCTCCATTCCAATTTATATGGACAAATAGGAATGATGGGAATTCATTACACTTACCAGAAGACCACAGCAAAATGTTGCTGACTTTTGATTCAGTGATCCAGGTTTCCTATCAGTCTTCCACAAGCAAATACGTCTATGAACTGTGACAACAGAGAACTTGCTTAGTATTTCTTTCTAGTCACTGGAAACATGCACATGACCGCAAGCATACCTTGGTTTGATTGCAGAGATTGTTCTCTAGGAACTCTGGATGGATAGAGCTTAGAGCATCTGACCGCTTGCAATCTTTAAAAGAAACCGAGATCTGTGTAACCATTTGAGAAGGGCAAAAGCTCTTCGATGTCTACTTGAGAGCCAGCGCAATCCATGTTCTGTATTCGGCGGTGATTAATCGACTCGACTTCTGCTGTAAAAATGCTAGAAACAGGTCTATGATCAGAGAACCTGGACTCGCCACGAACGTAGGAGAGCTGGTTGAGGCCTCTTCCATACCATAAGATGCGATCGCACCTGATCCGTGAAACAATTTGATCAGCTTCACATATCAGATCAATGCATTCTAAGCTACTGTAGTGAAAATTGTTTGTTCTTAAATGATACCATGCAGGCGTTCGACGCTTCTCTTTGAGGTTCATGTCATCTCCAGCGTAGCGGTCCGAGTTGTTTGAATACTTGTATGTGGGAGGGAAGTATATTCTTCCTTCGTTCCATCCCCGGAAGACGCGGCCACACCTCCTTTCTATCCGAAGCTGCTTCAGAGAAAGAGCAGAATGAGCCACCAGAAAGTGTTCCTCGTGATCACATGAAATCTTCGCTAAGAAGCACGACTCTACCTGGTCTTTTTCCAGCAGTGCTTTCCAGTTACGCATTTCGACAAGTACCTTGGCCGCGCGATACGAAAGAGCAACGCGGTAATTTAGATCTCCAAGCCAAATTATTCGACTACTAGGGAGAAGAGCAAACGGCAAACATGAGAGCCATTAGCGGAACGTAGTCGGGTGTTCACTTCGCCAAGCAAATGGCAAACAGGCTTACTCATGCTGAAGGATGGTCTCAGGTGACCTGTCACCATGAACCGGAGGGAACCTTGTTTTTCTCAGGATCTCCATCACATCAGAGTTCCTCCGCAGCTCATCTCCATCCTTCTGCCCAGAAGTCAAATGGCTGCAGATGAAGCAGAAGCTTGTTTGGTGCAAACACATGCTAATCGAAATCGAACCCTGGAAGAAACAAGTTTAACAATCCTCCAGGTGATGTGGTTCTCATGTTGCGGCCGGTAGCAGCATTAAGGAATTGACTGCATTGAAGCTAGAGACAGCAAGAGACATGCAACTAAATCTTACCTTGTTCCCAAGATAACCCATCAAACCTCTACCAACACAGGAGACCTTTAGGTTCCTTATGCTCTCTCTTATATCTCCTCTCACCCATACAGTGAGAAATATCCCCACCATCTGCTTGCTTGCCACCAAACAATACCTGGTCGAGAGGTGAAATCCTTCTTTCAGTTGAGTTCTTGCTGGAAAGCAAATGCTCAAATAGTTCTGAGGTATTTATTTTTACCTTGGATGTCCTGGTCTATCTCGCCCCTCCATGGATGAGGAAGCTGCGTGGCCATACGACATGGGCGAGTAGTGTGCTGCCATGCTAGGGGAGTAATCTCCACTGatgttgtcgtcgtcgtcgtcggagcCACCCCATCGATAGCTGGGGTCGTAATCACTTGGCCTGTTTGCGAAAATGACACGCTCGCAGATGCTATGCCGGCGATCTAACCGGGGCTGCGGGGCCAAGACGTCCCCGTCGATCCTCAAACTACGGCTCAAGGACTGGAACGAGCGGCGGTGGAGCAAATGCTGGTGTCTCGACGTCGTCGCGCCTTCGAAGTCGTCGTCCAACTCCATGATTGGGTTGGGGACAGGGGAGGGTGTCtggtagctgctgctgctgccattgCCGGGAAGACCGTCGAGGGTCTTCCTAATGAGAGCGACCCATTTCCTTGCAGGAGCATTGTCTTCTGCCCCCAAAACATTTCCCGCATTGAGAGGAACAACTTCCTGAAATCTGAGAGACCAAAGCAGGCAACTTCACACGACAGACGCTTCGAGGAAGATGCACGAAGGTGAGGCACGTACCCCAGGACGTATATGTCTGCAGCAGGTGAGGCATGGAGCCAATCATCAAGATTCAGACTACCTTTTGGGGAGTTCCCACCTACATTCCATGTTGCAACGAAGATCCTAGCCCAAGAAATCGAGTGGTAAGCGGCTCAAGGCAGCTAAGAAGTGGAATGGATGGGTGATTGCTTGGTTGTTGTTTGAAGGTACCTGTAGTGCTGGGTTTCGGTGACTTCAGCGGCAACAAGATCGATCTTTCCTCGTCGAACTTGATCGGACTTCTTCCTGGACAATCTCTCTGATGACACAAATTGAAGTTTGTGTGAGGAATAGGAACAATTCAGAGAGGGAAGGGAAAGAGAAGGAAGACATGGTCCaaagctgcaaggctgggaggatgCACTGTTTAACCTGTTTTGCTTTGCTTGACAGAGTAAGCTTCTGTCCCTGTGATGCTGACCCGCCATTCCTCATCGCCTCCTGAAAAGAACACGCACACACTTTAAGAAGAACAAGGAATCCAGGCTGTGTTCTGCATTAATGGGCATCAGACCCATGACTTGTTTCACAGTGTTGGAGGGGAAGCAGTTGGTCCTCAGCAGATGCTgaggagagaagagaagggagctTTGACAAGGAAGAAAAAGGGATGTGGAAGACAAAACAGCACCACAAGCAATGAACATGATAGCAGAAGTAAGGGTGACATAAGCATCTCTACCTCTACTGACATAATCTGAATGGAAGTCGTCAGCTTTGTTCTTGATGTTGAACCATCTTACAAGGGACTTGGACCATGAGAGCTGCTCTCAAACAGAtgaaagaaggagaaaaagaaggCAAGCATTAGTAATCCACGAAGCTCAGTGGCACTTGACTGTAAGAGAACAACAGGTCTACTCAGAGCATCTGTAAGCAAAAACCTTGCTTTTCTTCGAAGTCCCATCTTTCATGGTTTCAGATGCCCTCATAGAGCTGAATAAACGGTCGTCTTCAGATCTCCAGGCAATGAAAGGGAATGGAAACAGTTGGTGTTTCTGGTTTCCATACTGTTCCCTCCTCCTGGAGAAGAACAAGATGCAGAGAACCAGAGAGCAGAGTAGATATTTTTATGGAAAACAAAGATACAGATCCTTTACTTCACTTACTAATCTACTAGGAAGTTAATTTTGCTATCTAACAAGATCAAAAGGAACTGGAGAGAGTCACTGCCAGATTCTCTTCAGAAAAAGGAAGCTGTGATCTTTGTTCCCCTCTCTAGATGGGTTTTGATGTGGAGGATTGCTGACTGAAACAAGAAGTGGGAACCATAGAGTTCAAATGCAAGGAAGTGAAAAAGATTGGAtcttggagaagaagaagagtgcAGGCACGCACCTTTGAGAAGGTAGGAAGGGATGGTGTGTGAGGAGAATGGAGGGAGAGACTGGGGGCATGCTCTCCTTCAAATCCTTGTGCCTAGGAGTTGATTAAAGTATCCAGTTTTAAGAGAATAAAGTGCATATAGAGGCCCCCCATctccctctctctcgctctctccctTCTCTCATGTCTTTTTCCTCCAAAATCCAAGACAAAACCATAACAGGGGAATGGAAGCAAAAATGTTGTTATCAAGCAAGAAAATCTAAGATGGAAACTAATGAGAGAACAAATGAAAAGAAGAGCCGCCAGACCCCACACACCATTTAGAGTCTTCCCCCTCACAACGGCCCCTTTTCAGTATGGCGTACACCCCCTCCTCTCCTTGATCCTTCCCATGAGGCAGGTGTAGGGAAGGAAAGAAATAAAACGATAAAAACATCTAATGAAAATGACATAGAAGGatgcagaaagagagagagagagagagagagagagagagagagagattttgttCAACTTTGAAAATGTCGAGTTTTTCCGGGTCGTGATGTGTATGTTTGCATGGGGAGAGACATACTTTTCAGACAATTTTTCTTTCTGTTTCTTTTGATAGCAGTAGTTCTTCCTTCTTTTCCCATCTGTCCTCTCTTTTGGTAAAACTTGTGGCTCTTTGCATTGTCTTCAAGGTGTTGATGGCTAAATGCTATGTGGCATGGGGAATGTTCAGCGCTCccattcctgcatggagaagagTTGAGATTTTCTAGGGGTCTGCAAGGTGAGAACTTTGTTGGAAATGCTTCGGCATGGCTTTCGAGTGGTCTGCAACCATAGTGGGTGTTGGATGAGACAGATAGATAGATCTGCAAAACTTTGGGAAGTGGGGGAGTCTTGAGGTTGGATCTTGGCTCAACCTAGGGCAGTGTTCAGAGACATTGTTGGTTTGGCTAGTTCGGAGACACGTATCTTCATCAAGGTTTGTTCTT of Musa acuminata AAA Group cultivar baxijiao chromosome BXJ2-3, Cavendish_Baxijiao_AAA, whole genome shotgun sequence contains these proteins:
- the LOC135606504 gene encoding type IV inositol polyphosphate 5-phosphatase 7-like yields the protein MRASETMKDGTSKKSKLSWSKSLVRWFNIKNKADDFHSDYVSRGGDEEWRVSITGTEAYSVKQSKTERLSRKKSDQVRRGKIDLVAAEVTETQHYRIFVATWNVGGNSPKGSLNLDDWLHASPAADIYVLGFQEVVPLNAGNVLGAEDNAPARKWVALIRKTLDGLPGNGSSSSYQTPSPVPNPIMELDDDFEGATTSRHQHLLHRRSFQSLSRSLRIDGDVLAPQPRLDRRHSICERVIFANRPSDYDPSYRWGGSDDDDDNISGDYSPSMAAHYSPMSYGHAASSSMEGRDRPGHPRYCLVASKQMVGIFLTVWVRGDIRESIRNLKVSCVGRGLMGYLGNKGSISISMCLHQTSFCFICSHLTSGQKDGDELRRNSDVMEILRKTRFPPVHGDRSPETILQHDRIIWLGDLNYRVALSYRAAKVLVEMRNWKALLEKDQLRIERRCGRVFRGWNEGRIYFPPTYKYSNNSDRYAGDDMNLKEKRRTPAWCDRILWYGRGLNQLSYVRGESRFSDHRPVSSIFTAEVESINHRRIQNMDCAGSQVDIEELLPFSNGYTDLGFF